The sequence CTGCTGCTGCAGGAAAATGAGGTGGCTCAGCAATGTGATAACGGCTTTGTTGTCATCGATTTTGATGGTAGAAAACCGGTGGTGCAGCAGGCTGACCTGATTCCATCCTATTCCGTAGGCGAGATAACAGCCTACAACCGCATAAGCTATCTTATAGACAAGTACCGTTGGTCTTTTATTGCGCTTCTTACCGGTCTGCTGGCTTTTATATCCCTGGGCTTAACGATTCTTTTGAAAAGACGACGTCGCAATCGACTACAGGCGATGAACATGGAAGAGGAATAATGTTCTGTTGCAGACTCACTGTCTTTCTGCCCATGTTACTCTTTCTCTGTTGCCTGCGTCCAGTTTGCGCTGCGGAACCGGGCACGTGGGCAGGTTTTAAGGAAGAATTTATCACCGCCGAGGGACGGGTGATTGATCGTCATCAACAAGGCATCAGTCATTCCGAAGGACAGGGCTACAGTATGCTCCTGGCAGTAGCATTTGACGATCGTAAAACATTTTCTCTGCTCTGGCAGTGGACGAAAGGTCATCTTCAGGTAAGAAAGACGGATGCTCTCAGCGCCTGGAGCTGGGGAAAATTACCCAACGGAGCGATGGCACCCATCGATTTTAACAATGCCAGTGATGGGGATATCTGCATCGCATGGGCACTTTTGCTGGCCAGGGAGAAATGGAACCTGCCGACTCTGCAGGATGAAGCGAGCAGGATACTGTCAAGTATTCGGAGCTATCTGTTGCTGGAAAAATTTGGCAAGACGCTGCTTCTTCCAGGGTATTATGGATTTGCGCATACCGATACGGTGACAGTCAATCCTTCCTATCTGGTTCTTCCTGCCTTCAAGGTGTTTGGCAGATACGGGGACAGGGTTCTCTGGCAGCGGGTGTATGATGAGAGCCTTTCATTATTGAAAGAGACGTCCTTTGGCAGCTGGCAACTTCCTGCAGACTGGCTTTTTCTGAGTGAGGATGGTGTTACGCTTCTTGCCGAAAAACCACCTCTTTTTGGCTATGAGGCCATTCGAGTGTTTCTCTGGACCTGTTGGGATGATTTCCCCGTCAGCCTTCCAGGGACAAAGATGTTAGTGGATTTGATCGAATCCAGTGGCAGGTTTCCAGTAACTGTTGACTTGAATACCGACAGCTTCAGTGAGCAGGATGCCCCTGGAGGATTCGTCGCGATAGCTGCAAACTGTGCCAGGCAACTGGATAGAAAAAAACTGGCGAAAACCTTGTGGCTGCAGGCTGAACAAAAAATCCAGCAGGAAGGGGGGATTATTATTCACAGGTTCTCTATCTTCTGGCCAGTACCCGGAGGATTCCATGAGTTGTCTGAGTGGAATCTCTTTTGTAATTGCAGGACTCTGCTGGAGTTACCTGCTTCCCGCTACGGGAATGGCTCAGACCCCACTCTCTGAAAAAAAAGTACATAATCAGGCAGCTGTTGTGTACCAGAAAGAGCAGCAATCCGTCCTGAAGTCCACAAACAGAACTGTAGTCAGGGAATCTGTTGAACAGAGTCCGGCCAGAGTATCCAGAACCCCGCAGCAGTTTCTGCGCAGTTTACCTTCTCCTTCATCAGAGGATACACAGGAGGCAGCTGCAGATCCGTTGGCAGCTGTCCTGGCCTATGGCTGGCAGGAATATGGGCTGGAGAACTATGCTCAGGCAAAAAAGTTCTTTTTACAGGCAGTTATTTCGAAAAACGTTGAAAATCGCCGTAATGCTGAATATGGCCTGATGTATAGCTATCTGAAACTCGGTGAAACAGATTCCGCTCTGCCTCTGCTGCAACATTTCGTTGCCCGGGGTGAGCAACTTGAATCGACAGCCCCGGTTCTGGCTGCACTTCTCTTTGATCGGGGAGATATTGAAGCTCTTCAGGAATTACTTCCGAAGCTCTCCCCGGCCGACCAGAAAGAGTGGCGGGAGCGAATTGTTTTTGCCCAGTTTCAAGACGCTCTGGTGGCATTGAATGAAGGCAGCAGGCAGGATGAAGTGAGGAATTTTCTCCAGCAATACAGACCCGTCCTTGAAGAGTGTCGGCAGCAGGAACAGTTTTTTCGTCTGGCTACCCTTTTTATGAAGGACAGTCCTTACCTGGCAAAGAATATCTTCGCAGATTTGAGGAAATGTTTGCCGGAGGATCATCACTGGCAGGAACGGGTTCTCCGTGAACAGTTGCAGGTAATGAGTAATAACGAGCTGTTTACAGCGGTATCGATTCCATTCGATGGAACAGTATCGGAGTCGACCTGGAAGCGCTTGCTCAAGGAAACCACGTGGCAGAGATTGGAGCAGCTTGAGCCGAAGGATCCAGTCTACGATTCTTTTGTCCAGGCACTCTACGAGTTGGATCCGAACAATCCTGAAGCGGCTTCAATGGCAGCCTGGTCCTGTTATCAGCGAGGAGAGTATGCTTGTGCCGGAGATATTTTCTCTACTCTGCTGCGCAATAATCCAACGGATGATACACTGCTCGGCCTTGCTTACACTCTGCAGAAAAAAGGTGAATCAGCTGAAGCCCTGTACCTGCTCGATCAGCATTCCGACAGGAAAAGTGAACTCCTCAATCAACTCCGCTATGATCTTCATGCAACTCTGGGGGGAAATTTTTATCTGAGCAAAGACTATGAGAAAGCAGTCGTGCACCTGGAGCTGGCTCTGATCCAGCGGCCAGAGAACGTGGACCTTGAGCAGATGCTCCTCTGGAGTCGCTTTCATCTGGGGGAGAGCAAGCCATTAGTGGAGTTTCTCTGGCAGCAGTATGAACAGGATGAGGCGGCCGATACGGCAATATCACTTTCTCATGTGCTTGGAGTTATAGAGGATCCTGAGTTTACAAAAGAGGTGATGGCACGTTTTGCAGAATCAGAGAAAGCAGAGGTACGGAAAGTAGCTGGAGAGTACGCTTTTCGGCAGAACCATCCGGTACTGGCGGACCAGATTTATCAGGGGCCGGGACCCTATGCTGGAAGTGCTGCGCCAGCACTTGATAGCTTGTTTCACTTTCGCAGCAAGGGGGGAGATGAGGGTACCTCCAGTCTCAATGCGGCAACCCTTGTTGCGAGACAAACGTTTTCCAGTCATTCCGGAAAAACCTGGTCGATTGCTATCTTCCCTCTGTCCATTGATTCTGGATCCCTGGCGGCAGACGTTCAGGTTGGAAGTGCATTTCGCTCGCCCGATCAATCACAGGTTCGGCCAGAGCTGTGGGAGGAAGATGCTTTTGCCTTGGGATGGCGCGGTGGTTTGCAGATTGAAGGGGAGCTGGACTGGGATATTGGGATTGGTAGTACACCCCTCAATGGAGTTATTTCTCCGACTCTTGTCGGTAGGTTGCAGGGCAGTGGCTCCGATTGGGGCTTTGCCTTGGAAAGGGATTCCGTCAAGGAGTCCATGCTTTCATGGCTTGGTCAAACGGATCCGTACAGTGGACAGGCGTGGGGGAGGGTAGTAGAGACAAAGCTTGGTGGACATAAAACGATTTCTCTCAATGACTGGTGGCTGGCCGTAGAAGGACAGTATGGCTGGTATAATGGGGAGCGTGTGGAACAAAACACTTCTTTGACTGTATCGCTGAGTGGCGGGTATACCGAGGACTGGGATGATTTTGAACAGTCAACCGGACTCTTTCTCTTCGCTCGCGGCTTTGAGCGTAACTCTAATTTTTATACCTTTGGGCATGGAGGCTATTACAGCCCTGAGCAACAAATTATTGCCGGACCATTTTTTCGCTTAGTGACATCAGTAGCCACCAATTATTGGCTGGAGGCCTCCTGTTCTGCAGGCCTTAATTATCGTAAAACCGACGACGCACCCCGTTACGCCAGGCTTGGTGCTGTCAACGTTGGCGCAGAAGATCCTGGCTGGGATGATCTGCTTGGAACATACGCCGGGGAAAGTGACACCGGGCTGGGTCTGGATGCGCGGGTTCGTGGTATTCTGCCGCTATCAAATGGATGGTTTATCGGTGGAGATGCTTCAATTAATAATGTGGCTGATTTTACCCAGTGGCAGGTTGCTGTAGCGCTTCGTTATCGTTTCGGTAAAGGAATGGGGCTTGGCTTACCAGAGAGGGATCTTTCAATGTTAACAGGTCTGGTTCAATGAGTGATGTGACAGCAATAGCGGATTTTACAGATAGCAGGATTCTTGTTGTTGATGACAACCCGGTCAATAGAGAGCTTTTGGCATCAATTGTGCGAAATGCTGGTTATGGTGTTGTCACTGCTATCGGAGGCAAGGAAGCGCTGGAACTGGTAAGGCAGCATCCTTTCGACCTTATTTTGCTTGATATCGTAATGCCGGAAATGGATGGCTTTGCGGTGTGTAAGTCCCTGCAGGAGGACCTGCAAACCAGAGACGTACCTATCATAATGGTTTCTTCTCTTGATCTTTCTGAAACGAAAATTCACTGTTTTGATCTGGGTGCCATCGATTATATAACCAAACCCTTTCACAGGGGAGAAGTTCTTGCCAGAATACGCTCACAACTCGGTATTAAACACCTGACAGCCTCTCTCCAAAAGAGCAATAAGAAGCTCCAGGAGAGACAGAATGTTGTTGAGCAGGATCTGATGGCAGCAGCAGCAATTCAACGGGCATTGCTGCCGGAACGTATTCCGTTCACCGATCGCCTTCAGGTAGAATACGTCTTTACTCCCTGTGAGCGTATCGGGGGCGATATCTTCAATGTTTTTGCTCTTGATGATCATTCTGTCGGGATATACATAGTCGATGTCTGCGGCCATGGAGTACCCGCTGCGATGATTGCAACGCTGGTTTCCCAGGCCATGTCGCAGAGTGGGAATGTTATCTGTTCCTTGTTCACAGAGGATAAGTGCTCGACCATACAAAGCCCGCTACAGGTACTTGAACGGCTTGACAGGCTCTTTCCGATTGAACGTTTTGATCGTTATTTTACCATATCGTATATGGTTCTTGATCTGCGTGATGGGTCATACAGCTACAGCAGTGCCGGACATCCTCCTATTCTGCTGCAGAAAAAAAATGGAGAGGTTGTTTTTTTAGAAGCCGGTGGACCGATAATTGGTCTGGGTGAGTTCGCCCCTCGGCGGGAAGCGGATTCAGGGCAACTTACTCCTGGAGACAGACTCTTTTTTTATACCGATGGTATTATTGAACTTGAAAATGCGGTGGGAGAGATGTTCGGTGTGGAAGGGATGAAATTACTGGTGAAGCAACAGAAAGATCTCCCTCTTGGTTGCTATTCTTCAGCCATCGCTCAAGGGCTGGAAAAATTTTCCCACGGTTCTTCTGTAAATGATGATATCAGCTTACTTTGTCTTGAATATTTAGGCTAATATCTGTACTGTCAGCATCTCCTGAACGTATCTACTCTAAGATAGGACTGTACCACTCATGAGCACTGGACATTTGTTATCGCAAGCCCATTGTTTTCTTTTTTGTCTGCTGAGTCTTGTCTCTTTCTCAGCTTGCAGCCATATTGTTCAGGACGATGTCCAGCCATCTGTTGTTGCCGAACCATCCTATACCATCAGCCACCACCAAGCCCTTGAGAAGCTCCCGACTAAATGGTGGCAGGTGTTTGATGATCCACTTCTTGACGCCTATATAGAACAGGCCCTGGCGAATAATTTTACCCTCCAGGAAGGCTTTGCAAGACTGAAACAGGCGCGTTCCATTCAAAATCAGGCCGGTTCTCAGCTTTATCCAACGCTGGATGGCCGGGTTCGGGCGGAATCGGAGTGGGAAGCGGAGAATACTCGAACTGACAGTAACAGAATAGAGCTGGATCTGTCCTGGGAAGTGGATCTCTGGGGTCGACTTTCTTCAGTTGCACAGGCAACATCCTTTGAAACCTTTGCTGCCGAAGACGAGCTTCAGGGACTGGCTCTGCTCCTCAGTGTCGAGGTGGCAGATACTTACTTCCAGCTTGTTGTGCAGTATCTTTACCAGCAGTTGCTGCAACGTCAGATAGAGGCTAATACAATTTCTCTTAATGTGATAAGGCTTCGCTTTGCAAATGGCCTGGTCTCTCTTGTCGATGTTTACCAGCAGAAACAGCTTCTTGCCGCTGTCAAGGCAGAACTCCCCGTCAGTGAAGCACGAAATATTATTCTTCAGAACAGGCTTCATGTGCTTCTTGGACAACCTCCGGAATCAACTCCCCTGGTGTTTCGTCAAACCTTTCCTGAAATTCCCGCCCTGCCGATGCTTGGGATCCCCGCCGATCTGCTGCAAAACAGGCCCGATCTCAGACAGTTGCAGAGAGAACTGGTTGCCGCGGATTACCGGGTGGCCGAGGCTGTGGCTGATCGTCTGCCTGCTTTGAAAATTGGAGGGTCTGCAGCATTTATCAGTGGCGACTTTATCACTGCTCTCTTTGCAGATGCCCTGGCGACAATTGTTGACTGGGGAGGGAAAAAGAGTGAAGTGGAGAAAAAGAAGGCGATGGTGGAAGAAAAAACAGCCCGTTATTCCCAGAGATATCTAGTGGCCATCGAGGAGGTGGAGAACAGTCTCTGGCAGGAACGAAAGCATGAACAGTTACTCACTGCTCTTGCGGAACAGCTGATGATCTCAAAGGCAACGCTGCGCGAAAGCAGGAGTCGATATATCCAGGGAATGACGGATTATATCCCTGTTCTTACAGCGTTAGTCTCATTTCAAAAACTGGAAATTAATATCCTGCAGCGCAAGCAGGAAAAAATTTCCTACCGGCTTCTTCTCTACAGGGCTCTGGGCACTGATGTCCTGGGTTCTGATCGCGATGCTCTACTAATTGATAACTCAAAAAATCTCCTATGAAAACCTTTCTCTCGTTCCTTGTTTTGATTCTGGCGGTAGCAGTGTCATTCTGGTTATACGCGAATAAACCGCAGACGAAAAAGAGTAAACCCGAGCGCCCTGTTCCAATGGTGAGAACCATACTAGTTCAGCCGACGAATGAGGCCGTGGTGTTTGAGGCCGCTGGTTTAGTGATTCCGGCTCGGGAAGTGGAATTGCAGACTGAGGTGGAAGGGCGCATTATTGAACAGAATACTGAGCTTGTTCCAGGTGGGATTGTTGCTGAGGGGGAAATGCTGATTCAGATTGATCCCCTCGACTACCGTCTGCAGGTGAGCGAGCGCGAAGCGGAACTGGCCACGGCTCGTTATGAACTTGAGGTCGAAGAGGGGAGACAGATCATTGCCCGTGAGGAATGGAGCATCCTCGAGCAGGAGCTTTTGGGAGATAAGGTTAGTAAGCATCTGGCGCTGCGTGAGCCACACTTGAGAAACAGTCATGCCCGCCTTGAGGCCGCTGAGAGTCGTCTTGCTGCAGCAAAGCTTGCAGAGAAACGGACTACCATTCGTGCCCCTTTTAATGGTCTGATCCTTAAAGAGTCCGTTGAGACAGGACAGTTTGTTGGCAGGCAGACAGTGATTGCAGCCCTAGTCTCCACGGATCAGTTTTGGGTTCAGGCCTCGGTGCCTCTCTCTCTCCTTGATAGATTGCAGTTTCCGGACGGGCAGGGAGGGAAAGGCAGTGCTGCTCAAATTGTGCTCGACAAAGGATACGGAGGGAAACCGACCCTGCGTGAGGGCACAATTTTTAAGCTTCTGCCAGATCTTGATCCCAAGAGTCGTATGGCCAGACTGCTGATTGAAATTCCAGATCCCTTTAACCTTGATAAAGAAATACAGGGAAATCTGGGAGGGAAAATACTCCTCGGTAGCTATGTAAAGGTGCAGTTGAATGCTGGTGAATTTCCCGATGTGTATGTGGTACCTCGTGCAGCACTGCGTGAAGGTGACCTGCTGTGGCTGATATCCGCAGAAGGGCGGTTGGATATACGTCCGGTAAAGGTTCTGTGGCGACGCATTGATGAGGTTCTGGTTACTGCCGAAGAGGCTCTTGATGAGCCGATTGTTGTCAGCCGTCTGGTTTCACCCGTAACTGGGATGCAGATTCGCACCGACGCGCACAGGAAATAGAAGGACAGTTATATGAGCATACTACCCTCTAAAGAACAGGGGCTGATAGCCTGGATGGCCTCTAATCCTGTGGCTGCCAATCTGCTGATGCTGCTGTTCGTCATCGGTGGTCTCCTTGCTGCAGGCCGGATAACCCAGGAGGTTTTTCCGAGTTATGCTCTTGATATTGTAACGGTCTCTGTTCGTTACCCTGGCGCCAGTCCTGAAGAGGTGGAAGAGGGGGTTGTTCTGGCTGTCGAAGAGGAGATCAGGGCATTGGATAATGTGGAGCGGGTGACCTCGGTTTCCATGGAAGGTAATGCCTCGATTAGTGTGGAATTGCTTTCAGGTGCTGATCCCAATAGCAGTCTCCAGGAAATTAAAAACGGCATTGACAGGATTAGCACTTTTCCTGGTGATGTGGAAAAACCTCTGGTCAGCCTCGCAACGAGGCGACGGGAGGTGCTTCGCCTTGCCCTTTATGGTGACATTGATGAGGGCTCCCTCTTCAGTCTGGTTGAAACGATTCGGTCAGAAC comes from Desulfocapsa sulfexigens DSM 10523 and encodes:
- a CDS encoding glycosyl hydrolase family 8, whose protein sequence is MFCCRLTVFLPMLLFLCCLRPVCAAEPGTWAGFKEEFITAEGRVIDRHQQGISHSEGQGYSMLLAVAFDDRKTFSLLWQWTKGHLQVRKTDALSAWSWGKLPNGAMAPIDFNNASDGDICIAWALLLAREKWNLPTLQDEASRILSSIRSYLLLEKFGKTLLLPGYYGFAHTDTVTVNPSYLVLPAFKVFGRYGDRVLWQRVYDESLSLLKETSFGSWQLPADWLFLSEDGVTLLAEKPPLFGYEAIRVFLWTCWDDFPVSLPGTKMLVDLIESSGRFPVTVDLNTDSFSEQDAPGGFVAIAANCARQLDRKKLAKTLWLQAEQKIQQEGGIIIHRFSIFWPVPGGFHELSEWNLFCNCRTLLELPASRYGNGSDPTL
- a CDS encoding cellulose synthase subunit BcsC-related outer membrane protein, with product MSCLSGISFVIAGLCWSYLLPATGMAQTPLSEKKVHNQAAVVYQKEQQSVLKSTNRTVVRESVEQSPARVSRTPQQFLRSLPSPSSEDTQEAAADPLAAVLAYGWQEYGLENYAQAKKFFLQAVISKNVENRRNAEYGLMYSYLKLGETDSALPLLQHFVARGEQLESTAPVLAALLFDRGDIEALQELLPKLSPADQKEWRERIVFAQFQDALVALNEGSRQDEVRNFLQQYRPVLEECRQQEQFFRLATLFMKDSPYLAKNIFADLRKCLPEDHHWQERVLREQLQVMSNNELFTAVSIPFDGTVSESTWKRLLKETTWQRLEQLEPKDPVYDSFVQALYELDPNNPEAASMAAWSCYQRGEYACAGDIFSTLLRNNPTDDTLLGLAYTLQKKGESAEALYLLDQHSDRKSELLNQLRYDLHATLGGNFYLSKDYEKAVVHLELALIQRPENVDLEQMLLWSRFHLGESKPLVEFLWQQYEQDEAADTAISLSHVLGVIEDPEFTKEVMARFAESEKAEVRKVAGEYAFRQNHPVLADQIYQGPGPYAGSAAPALDSLFHFRSKGGDEGTSSLNAATLVARQTFSSHSGKTWSIAIFPLSIDSGSLAADVQVGSAFRSPDQSQVRPELWEEDAFALGWRGGLQIEGELDWDIGIGSTPLNGVISPTLVGRLQGSGSDWGFALERDSVKESMLSWLGQTDPYSGQAWGRVVETKLGGHKTISLNDWWLAVEGQYGWYNGERVEQNTSLTVSLSGGYTEDWDDFEQSTGLFLFARGFERNSNFYTFGHGGYYSPEQQIIAGPFFRLVTSVATNYWLEASCSAGLNYRKTDDAPRYARLGAVNVGAEDPGWDDLLGTYAGESDTGLGLDARVRGILPLSNGWFIGGDASINNVADFTQWQVAVALRYRFGKGMGLGLPERDLSMLTGLVQ
- a CDS encoding PP2C family protein-serine/threonine phosphatase produces the protein MSDVTAIADFTDSRILVVDDNPVNRELLASIVRNAGYGVVTAIGGKEALELVRQHPFDLILLDIVMPEMDGFAVCKSLQEDLQTRDVPIIMVSSLDLSETKIHCFDLGAIDYITKPFHRGEVLARIRSQLGIKHLTASLQKSNKKLQERQNVVEQDLMAAAAIQRALLPERIPFTDRLQVEYVFTPCERIGGDIFNVFALDDHSVGIYIVDVCGHGVPAAMIATLVSQAMSQSGNVICSLFTEDKCSTIQSPLQVLERLDRLFPIERFDRYFTISYMVLDLRDGSYSYSSAGHPPILLQKKNGEVVFLEAGGPIIGLGEFAPRREADSGQLTPGDRLFFYTDGIIELENAVGEMFGVEGMKLLVKQQKDLPLGCYSSAIAQGLEKFSHGSSVNDDISLLCLEYLG
- a CDS encoding efflux transporter outer membrane subunit; the encoded protein is MSTGHLLSQAHCFLFCLLSLVSFSACSHIVQDDVQPSVVAEPSYTISHHQALEKLPTKWWQVFDDPLLDAYIEQALANNFTLQEGFARLKQARSIQNQAGSQLYPTLDGRVRAESEWEAENTRTDSNRIELDLSWEVDLWGRLSSVAQATSFETFAAEDELQGLALLLSVEVADTYFQLVVQYLYQQLLQRQIEANTISLNVIRLRFANGLVSLVDVYQQKQLLAAVKAELPVSEARNIILQNRLHVLLGQPPESTPLVFRQTFPEIPALPMLGIPADLLQNRPDLRQLQRELVAADYRVAEAVADRLPALKIGGSAAFISGDFITALFADALATIVDWGGKKSEVEKKKAMVEEKTARYSQRYLVAIEEVENSLWQERKHEQLLTALAEQLMISKATLRESRSRYIQGMTDYIPVLTALVSFQKLEINILQRKQEKISYRLLLYRALGTDVLGSDRDALLIDNSKNLL
- a CDS encoding efflux RND transporter periplasmic adaptor subunit, with protein sequence MKTFLSFLVLILAVAVSFWLYANKPQTKKSKPERPVPMVRTILVQPTNEAVVFEAAGLVIPAREVELQTEVEGRIIEQNTELVPGGIVAEGEMLIQIDPLDYRLQVSEREAELATARYELEVEEGRQIIAREEWSILEQELLGDKVSKHLALREPHLRNSHARLEAAESRLAAAKLAEKRTTIRAPFNGLILKESVETGQFVGRQTVIAALVSTDQFWVQASVPLSLLDRLQFPDGQGGKGSAAQIVLDKGYGGKPTLREGTIFKLLPDLDPKSRMARLLIEIPDPFNLDKEIQGNLGGKILLGSYVKVQLNAGEFPDVYVVPRAALREGDLLWLISAEGRLDIRPVKVLWRRIDEVLVTAEEALDEPIVVSRLVSPVTGMQIRTDAHRK